Proteins from a genomic interval of Sinobacterium norvegicum:
- a CDS encoding helix-turn-helix transcriptional regulator yields the protein MTVIHINQRQLANRWCVSEATLERWRSEGIGPQYLKLGGRVMYREQDIEAYESSCLRQSTSQPVKDGVNS from the coding sequence ATGACGGTAATCCACATCAATCAGAGGCAACTGGCTAATCGCTGGTGTGTCAGCGAAGCTACTTTAGAGAGGTGGCGCTCGGAAGGTATAGGCCCTCAATATTTAAAGCTTGGGGGCCGGGTAATGTATCGAGAGCAAGACATCGAGGCATACGAATCAAGCTGCTTGAGGCAGTCGACATCGCAGCCTGTTAAGGATGGAGTTAACTCCTAG
- a CDS encoding nucleotidyl transferase AbiEii/AbiGii toxin family protein, translating to MDKNSPYYKQVALLINCLPYVAQENCFALKGGTAINLFVNNFPRLSVDIDLAYLPLEPRVEALKNVRASLANIRDNLNQTKKFNATIQDNKPDEMRIIVESAGMAKDSAQIKIEVSPVARGALHDATYCDVIEQVEDEFGFATINTVSIPDLYGGKLCAAMDRQHPRDLFDVKVLLESRGIDRDIFIGFLAYLLSHNRPISEVMNPRWKDISDVFNNEFDGMTFKPVSLEELQTVPSLMLQSLKSQFTQSDFDFLYSFKSGEPDWSLSPHSQIQNLPAVQWKLLNIQKMSRDKHKSALETLNNTMLRWLER from the coding sequence ATGGACAAAAATTCCCCCTACTACAAACAAGTGGCGCTCCTTATAAACTGCTTACCTTATGTTGCCCAAGAAAACTGTTTTGCATTAAAAGGCGGAACAGCAATAAATCTGTTTGTTAATAATTTCCCGAGGTTATCAGTAGACATCGATTTGGCTTACTTGCCTTTAGAGCCAAGAGTGGAAGCGCTAAAAAATGTTAGAGCGTCATTGGCCAATATAAGAGATAACTTAAATCAAACAAAAAAATTCAACGCAACCATACAAGATAATAAGCCTGACGAAATGCGGATTATTGTTGAGTCCGCTGGTATGGCAAAAGACTCCGCACAAATAAAAATTGAAGTTTCACCAGTTGCAAGAGGTGCTTTACATGACGCGACCTACTGCGATGTTATTGAGCAAGTGGAAGATGAGTTTGGCTTTGCAACTATAAATACTGTCTCAATCCCTGACCTATATGGCGGAAAGCTGTGTGCGGCAATGGATCGTCAACATCCAAGAGACTTATTCGATGTAAAAGTATTACTCGAATCTCGAGGCATTGACCGAGACATATTTATCGGGTTCTTGGCGTATTTGCTATCGCATAACCGTCCAATTTCTGAGGTCATGAACCCCAGATGGAAGGATATTAGTGATGTATTCAACAACGAGTTCGATGGGATGACATTTAAGCCCGTATCACTAGAAGAGCTTCAAACAGTCCCAAGCCTTATGCTGCAGTCACTAAAATCGCAGTTTACTCAGTCAGATTTTGACTTTCTATACTCTTTTAAATCTGGAGAGCCTGACTGGAGCCTGTCGCCTCATAGCCAGATACAAAACTTACCAGCAGTTCAATGGAAACTGCTAAACATACAAAAGATGTCAAGAGATAAACATAAATCAGCATTAGAAACCCTGAATAACACAATGCTTCGTTGGCTTGAGCGCTAG
- a CDS encoding type IV toxin-antitoxin system AbiEi family antitoxin, protein MSLKLNWLIQNTAPGNVILQSWLSKNEVSPQLAQKYVKNGWLTKLRSGVYARPGKSPSWHNALDCLEKQLNVPVHIAGLTSLTYQGKSHYLQLHEKNIWLEVPPQTPLPQWFRAFPEYSSQFSTETQESTPNWLFVTSNKLLQDDPSDLTEIEINDTQLKASRAELAAFELLNSVPLKISFEHAAEVFQGLTSLSPRKVQSILNRSKTIKTNRLFLFLANYYEHPWISRIDESQIKLGAGKRQVVAGGTLDHRYQITVPDSFLTKEHKQ, encoded by the coding sequence ATGTCATTAAAGTTAAACTGGCTCATACAAAATACCGCTCCTGGCAATGTGATACTGCAATCTTGGCTAAGCAAGAATGAAGTAAGCCCACAGTTAGCACAAAAGTACGTCAAAAATGGCTGGCTCACTAAATTGCGTTCGGGTGTTTATGCTCGCCCCGGAAAGTCGCCGTCATGGCATAACGCCCTCGATTGCTTGGAAAAGCAGCTTAATGTTCCTGTCCATATAGCAGGTCTTACGAGTTTAACGTATCAGGGGAAGTCTCATTATCTTCAACTGCATGAAAAAAACATATGGCTTGAAGTTCCCCCCCAAACGCCTCTACCTCAGTGGTTTAGAGCATTTCCTGAATACTCATCTCAATTCTCAACAGAGACTCAAGAAAGCACACCAAACTGGCTATTTGTAACAAGCAACAAACTTCTTCAAGACGATCCATCAGATCTAACAGAGATCGAAATAAACGATACTCAGCTGAAAGCAAGCCGAGCGGAACTTGCGGCCTTTGAGCTACTAAATTCTGTACCTTTAAAAATATCATTTGAACACGCAGCTGAAGTTTTCCAAGGACTAACGAGTTTAAGCCCTAGAAAAGTACAGTCGATACTCAACAGAAGTAAGACGATAAAAACAAATAGGCTGTTTCTTTTTCTTGCAAACTATTATGAGCACCCATGGATATCACGCATCGACGAATCACAAATCAAATTAGGAGCTGGAAAACGGCAAGTTGTCGCTGGAGGCACCCTCGACCATCGATACCAAATAACAGTTCCAGATTCATTTCTAACGAAAGAGCATAAACAATAA
- a CDS encoding RecQ family ATP-dependent DNA helicase, translating to MTSELHIDLHNNFGFDQFRPGQEQTIRQLLNHHSSLAIFPTGSGKSLCYQLTATLLPHLTLVVSPLLALIKDQIEFLSSKGIAAASIDSTLSADEHQRVIGDVRAGNTKILMVSVERFKNERFREFIKSVPLSMLVVDEAHCISEWGHNFRPDYLKLPIYRHELNIPLVLLLTATATRKVKKDMAVKFGIEPEHIVQTGFYRHNLDLSVVPVATADKDQQLLSLVQQQQGPGIIYVTLQQTAETVAQYLTRHDVSAAAYHAGFDSDHRQQIQAQFMSDKVQVIVATIAFGMGIDKANIRFVMHYDLPKSIENYSQEIGRAGRDGLASQCYTLANLDGITTVENFVYGDTPERAGIDSVLASIRSETKNRQWEVQLNPLSNASNIKQLPLKTLLVQLELSNIIKPLYAYFAEFKLKLLQPKDTIVAMFEGERRDFISAVFQHTQFKKVWGELSFDHLLSGYNCDRSRVVLALEYLQEKQLIILETKGMTEVFSVDSERLNQPDLALSLHQYFVDKEEKEVQRIAALIRFYELDKCLSNNLSRYFDDQQSPAQCGHCSVCRGQVAKLAYSQQPTVVSDEQLQGYVHELKQHLQGKTPQPLSLESYCRFLAGISVPYFGRHKVRQLAGFASCEDQRYANIRENLQRLGIQ from the coding sequence ATGACCAGCGAGCTTCATATTGATTTGCACAACAACTTTGGTTTTGACCAGTTTCGACCTGGGCAGGAACAAACCATTAGGCAGTTGCTCAATCATCACTCATCGCTGGCCATATTCCCTACCGGGTCGGGTAAATCTCTGTGCTATCAATTGACGGCGACACTGTTGCCACACCTGACGCTGGTGGTGTCACCGCTGTTAGCGCTGATCAAGGATCAGATCGAGTTCTTATCGTCTAAGGGTATTGCCGCCGCCAGCATCGACAGCACGCTGAGTGCCGATGAGCACCAGCGAGTGATCGGCGACGTCCGTGCCGGTAACACCAAGATTTTGATGGTGTCGGTGGAGCGATTTAAAAACGAGCGCTTCCGAGAGTTTATTAAGTCGGTGCCGCTGTCGATGCTGGTCGTCGATGAGGCTCACTGTATCTCGGAGTGGGGGCATAATTTTCGGCCGGACTATCTCAAACTACCTATTTATCGTCATGAGCTGAATATCCCGCTGGTATTACTGCTGACGGCAACGGCAACGCGCAAAGTTAAAAAAGATATGGCCGTTAAGTTTGGCATCGAACCCGAGCATATCGTGCAGACAGGTTTCTACCGCCACAACCTCGATTTATCCGTCGTGCCCGTAGCCACCGCCGACAAAGACCAGCAGTTACTCAGCCTGGTTCAGCAGCAACAAGGACCGGGGATTATCTATGTTACCCTGCAGCAAACCGCCGAAACAGTTGCCCAGTATCTAACCCGTCACGACGTCTCTGCCGCTGCCTATCACGCCGGCTTTGACAGTGATCATCGACAGCAGATCCAGGCACAATTTATGTCGGACAAGGTGCAGGTGATTGTTGCCACCATTGCCTTTGGCATGGGTATCGATAAGGCCAATATTCGCTTTGTCATGCATTATGATCTGCCCAAATCGATAGAGAATTACAGTCAGGAAATTGGCCGCGCCGGGCGAGATGGCCTTGCTTCGCAGTGCTACACCCTGGCCAATCTTGACGGTATTACCACCGTTGAAAATTTTGTTTACGGCGACACACCCGAACGCGCCGGTATCGACAGCGTGCTTGCCAGTATTCGCAGCGAGACCAAAAATCGTCAGTGGGAGGTGCAGCTTAACCCGTTATCAAACGCCTCAAACATCAAGCAACTGCCATTAAAGACACTGCTGGTACAGTTAGAATTGAGCAACATCATCAAGCCGCTGTACGCGTATTTCGCCGAGTTTAAGCTCAAGCTGCTGCAACCCAAAGACACTATCGTCGCCATGTTCGAGGGCGAGCGCCGGGATTTTATCAGCGCCGTTTTTCAGCACACTCAATTTAAGAAAGTCTGGGGCGAACTCAGTTTCGATCACCTTCTCTCCGGCTACAATTGCGACCGCAGCCGCGTGGTATTGGCGCTGGAATACCTGCAGGAAAAACAGTTGATCATCCTCGAAACCAAGGGTATGACCGAGGTTTTCTCGGTCGATTCAGAGCGGCTTAATCAACCTGATCTGGCCCTGTCACTGCATCAGTACTTTGTCGACAAAGAGGAAAAGGAGGTGCAGCGCATTGCCGCGTTGATTCGCTTTTATGAATTGGACAAATGCCTGAGCAACAACCTCTCTCGCTACTTTGACGACCAGCAATCACCAGCACAATGTGGTCATTGCTCTGTCTGTCGAGGACAGGTGGCCAAGCTCGCATACTCTCAACAACCGACGGTGGTCAGCGACGAGCAGTTGCAAGGCTACGTCCACGAGCTTAAGCAACACCTGCAGGGCAAGACACCACAGCCTTTAAGCCTTGAAAGCTACTGTCGGTTTTTGGCCGGCATCAGCGTACCCTATTTTGGTCGCCACAAAGTTCGTCAGTTAGCGGGCTTTGCCAGCTGTGAAGATCAGCGCTATGCCAACATCAGAGAAAACCTGCAACGCCTGGGCATTCAATAG
- a CDS encoding TM0106 family RecB-like putative nuclease, with product MYKQHGQFHFSPSGLTRYMESPFASWMDRFSIEYPDQAPEKDPADALMSSLAQKGYAHEDALETTFAEQGLAVVKIEGKSADEKQASTLEAMHQGVDVIVQARLQLVPFGGYADFLVKVQHAEGAEPSLLGNWHYEVWDTKLANKLKPTFVIQLCCYAQMLESMQGRLPEFITVALGNGDHERLRTKDYFYYYQTLKSSFVTDQKNFDPSKRPDPAESKNWGDWSNFAEALLVEKDHLFQVATITKSQIKKLRQAGINTMQELTDSTVEHVPGFNPAVLEKLKAQAAIQKRSAGDDIPKFEIITPAPDEKIGLALLPPQSPLDVFFDIEGYPLDEGGLEYLWGNTYFDDNGNRQFIDFWAHNPEQEKQCFQDFIHWVYQRWQRDPTMHIYHYANYEIAACRKLMGRYGVCEYEVDQLLRNEVFVDLYKIVKGGVLLGEPRYSIKNVEHLYRGKRETEVGNGGDSVVVYEQWRELNQRGEQGDTWETSKILNDIRDYNIDDCDSTQELVDWLRQQQANHGINYKGKTEVTEPDVKEEVTERTQLRDRLLERVLSELESDPRKAALTENLAWVLEFHRREAKPIFWRLFERLGLSHIELMDDLDCLACCERTEREPFKPTPRARNMAYEYRFDPSQEFKGAQKQFYLLGVETEDGNTAKVTFVRDESDLENGLIVLQSKEEPPTIISLVPDEYVNPNPIPQAIDLSVSEYESGQLIPGQSAIIDFLSRSKPRINGHNEGPIAPSHAPGERLQQIIHAISNLESSYLTIQGPPGAGKSYTGKHVIAELMKSGARVGIASNSHKAINNLLLSTAKYCKEEGIAATFCCTKDNEPELVDYEVAILKNNELVNHIQPSSVVGTTAWGFAREDMTDQLDYLFVDEAGQVAVANLIAMSRSASNLILMGDQMQLGQPSQGTHPADSGLSVLDYLLHETPTIPDDMGVFLGTTYRMHSKVNRFISEHIYEDKLESHPDNDKRIIEVPAGYDGPLNFDAGVTFVPVEHEGNTQASDEEVAEIKSLANALIGRTFHTGKSAPETRAIDWNDILFVAPYNHQVSKLRAALGEQAKVGSVDKFQGQEAPIVFLSMCASDASESPRGLDFLFDKHRINVAISRAQTLAVVVGNPNIGKTPVNRVDQLKLVNLFNAITRS from the coding sequence ATGTATAAACAACACGGACAGTTTCATTTCTCCCCCTCAGGTCTGACTCGCTACATGGAGAGTCCTTTTGCCTCTTGGATGGATCGGTTTTCGATTGAATACCCAGACCAGGCGCCAGAAAAAGACCCAGCCGATGCTTTGATGAGTTCCCTCGCGCAGAAAGGCTATGCGCACGAGGATGCGCTAGAAACGACCTTTGCTGAACAAGGCCTCGCCGTAGTCAAAATTGAAGGCAAATCAGCAGATGAAAAGCAGGCCAGCACGCTTGAAGCAATGCACCAAGGCGTTGATGTCATCGTACAGGCTCGATTGCAGCTAGTGCCATTTGGTGGGTATGCAGATTTTCTCGTCAAAGTTCAGCATGCTGAAGGCGCTGAACCTAGCTTACTGGGTAATTGGCATTACGAAGTTTGGGATACGAAACTGGCCAACAAGCTGAAGCCAACCTTTGTTATTCAGCTATGTTGTTACGCACAAATGCTCGAATCCATGCAGGGCCGTTTGCCCGAATTTATTACCGTTGCCTTAGGGAATGGCGATCATGAACGCCTGCGAACCAAAGATTATTTCTATTATTATCAAACACTAAAATCTTCATTTGTTACTGATCAAAAAAACTTTGACCCAAGTAAAAGGCCTGATCCTGCCGAATCAAAAAACTGGGGTGACTGGAGTAATTTTGCCGAAGCGTTATTAGTAGAAAAAGACCATCTCTTTCAAGTCGCCACCATTACCAAGAGCCAGATAAAAAAACTGCGCCAGGCTGGTATTAATACAATGCAAGAGCTTACAGATTCAACAGTTGAGCATGTACCTGGCTTCAACCCTGCCGTTCTTGAAAAGCTCAAAGCGCAAGCTGCCATTCAAAAACGCAGCGCAGGCGATGACATTCCTAAGTTTGAAATTATAACGCCAGCGCCTGATGAGAAAATAGGACTAGCGTTACTTCCACCACAATCGCCACTGGATGTGTTTTTTGATATTGAGGGCTATCCGCTCGATGAAGGTGGCTTGGAATACCTTTGGGGAAACACCTACTTTGATGACAATGGTAATCGACAGTTCATCGATTTCTGGGCGCATAATCCTGAGCAGGAAAAGCAATGCTTCCAAGACTTCATTCATTGGGTTTACCAGCGTTGGCAGCGAGACCCAACAATGCATATTTACCATTACGCCAACTATGAAATCGCAGCCTGTCGCAAATTGATGGGGCGGTATGGTGTATGTGAATATGAAGTTGATCAGCTACTTCGCAACGAGGTTTTCGTCGACCTCTACAAAATTGTTAAAGGTGGCGTCCTGTTAGGCGAGCCTCGGTATTCAATCAAGAATGTCGAGCATCTTTATCGCGGAAAGCGTGAAACTGAAGTTGGAAATGGCGGTGACTCGGTTGTGGTCTATGAGCAATGGCGAGAACTTAACCAACGAGGCGAACAGGGTGATACCTGGGAAACATCTAAAATCCTAAACGATATCAGGGATTACAACATTGATGATTGCGACTCAACCCAGGAGCTGGTCGATTGGTTGCGACAACAGCAAGCGAATCATGGCATAAACTATAAGGGTAAAACCGAAGTCACCGAGCCTGATGTCAAAGAAGAAGTAACAGAACGAACGCAGCTGCGTGATCGTCTTCTTGAGCGGGTTTTATCTGAGCTTGAGTCCGATCCAAGAAAAGCGGCATTAACTGAAAACCTTGCATGGGTGCTAGAGTTTCATCGACGAGAAGCGAAACCCATATTCTGGCGTTTATTCGAAAGGCTTGGCTTAAGTCATATTGAATTAATGGACGATCTAGATTGCTTGGCCTGTTGTGAAAGAACTGAGCGTGAGCCCTTTAAACCTACGCCACGAGCGCGCAATATGGCTTATGAATATCGCTTTGATCCCTCCCAGGAATTCAAGGGTGCACAAAAACAATTCTATTTATTGGGGGTTGAAACGGAAGATGGGAACACTGCGAAGGTTACTTTCGTCAGAGATGAAAGCGATCTGGAAAATGGACTGATCGTGCTGCAATCAAAAGAGGAACCACCAACGATTATATCGTTAGTGCCGGATGAGTACGTTAATCCGAATCCGATTCCGCAAGCCATTGACCTAAGTGTTAGCGAATACGAAAGTGGGCAGCTGATTCCTGGCCAATCAGCCATCATCGACTTTCTATCACGATCTAAACCCAGGATAAATGGACACAACGAAGGTCCTATTGCCCCAAGTCACGCCCCCGGAGAAAGGCTTCAACAAATCATTCATGCGATCAGCAATCTTGAATCCAGTTATTTAACTATTCAAGGGCCTCCCGGTGCTGGTAAGTCCTATACCGGAAAACATGTAATTGCTGAACTGATGAAATCAGGTGCACGAGTAGGTATCGCCAGCAATAGTCACAAGGCGATCAACAACCTGTTATTGAGTACAGCAAAATACTGCAAAGAAGAAGGCATCGCTGCGACTTTCTGTTGTACAAAAGATAATGAGCCAGAACTAGTCGATTACGAAGTAGCCATTTTGAAGAACAATGAGCTAGTCAATCATATCCAACCGTCCAGTGTGGTTGGCACCACAGCCTGGGGTTTTGCCCGAGAAGATATGACAGATCAGCTGGACTATCTTTTTGTCGATGAAGCGGGGCAAGTAGCGGTTGCCAATTTAATTGCCATGAGTCGCAGTGCAAGCAACCTTATTTTGATGGGCGACCAGATGCAACTTGGCCAGCCTTCACAGGGCACACACCCGGCCGACAGCGGACTTTCTGTATTGGACTACCTTTTACACGAAACACCCACCATACCCGACGACATGGGCGTGTTTTTGGGCACAACCTACCGAATGCACTCAAAGGTCAACCGCTTCATCAGCGAGCATATTTACGAAGATAAACTGGAGTCACATCCTGATAACGATAAGCGAATTATTGAGGTGCCTGCCGGTTATGATGGACCACTTAACTTCGATGCTGGTGTTACATTTGTGCCAGTCGAGCATGAAGGCAACACTCAAGCTTCCGATGAGGAAGTAGCTGAAATAAAGTCCCTCGCCAACGCTTTGATAGGCAGGACTTTTCATACAGGAAAGTCAGCTCCCGAAACTCGGGCTATAGACTGGAACGACATTTTGTTTGTCGCTCCATACAATCACCAAGTCAGCAAGCTACGCGCTGCATTAGGCGAGCAAGCCAAGGTGGGCAGTGTCGACAAGTTCCAAGGCCAAGAGGCCCCAATTGTGTTCTTGAGCATGTGTGCGAGCGATGCCAGCGAATCACCTCGTGGGCTAGACTTTCTATTCGACAAACATCGCATCAACGTAGCCATATCCAGAGCACAAACGTTAGCGGTAGTGGTGGGAAATCCGAATATCGGTAAAACACCAGTAAATCGAGTCGACCAGCTTAAACTGGTCAATTTGTTTAATGCCATCACTAGGAGTTAA
- a CDS encoding sirohydrochlorin chelatase: MKTLLIVAHGSRRESSNEEVRELTARVSDNASLAVDEVVVAFLEFASPSISTAMNNCLAKGADEVVVLPYFLSAGNHVVEDIPRAANAVLEQWPEKGVTILPHIGANVAMAQLISGSC, from the coding sequence ATGAAAACCTTACTCATAGTCGCCCATGGCAGCCGCCGAGAATCCTCAAATGAGGAGGTCAGAGAGTTAACGGCCAGGGTGTCGGACAATGCATCGCTGGCGGTGGATGAAGTGGTAGTGGCTTTTTTGGAATTTGCTTCCCCATCAATTAGTACAGCCATGAATAACTGTTTGGCTAAGGGGGCCGACGAGGTGGTGGTGCTGCCCTACTTTTTGTCGGCGGGTAATCACGTGGTTGAAGATATCCCAAGGGCAGCCAATGCAGTGCTGGAACAGTGGCCTGAAAAAGGCGTTACAATCTTGCCGCATATTGGTGCCAATGTTGCGATGGCGCAATTGATTAGTGGCTCGTGTTAA